In Zingiber officinale cultivar Zhangliang chromosome 6A, Zo_v1.1, whole genome shotgun sequence, a single genomic region encodes these proteins:
- the LOC121996298 gene encoding uncharacterized protein LOC121996298, with the protein MESQQLRLCGIGQLFTEFLLDTRVPRVEVIYPQPRHVVKVPPMLDCVGSLGSKAKCNLPAQQGDNNNLNFFDIFFNKDETGDDQTGFFCGTPPVRTDNPMVWDSFFTKENLAFSPTIIHESRGQPRVEQNQQFIVQHKTRIGFSEHYQHKFCS; encoded by the exons ATGGAGAGTCAGCAGCTTAGACTCTGTGGCATTGGACAGCTGTTCACTGAATTCTTACTTGATACAAGGGTTCCAAGAGTAGAAGTTATCTATCCTCAGCCTCGCCATGTGGTGAAAGTCCCTCCCATGTTAGATTGTGTTGGCAGTTTGGGTTCCAAGGCAAAGTG CAATTTGCCTGCTCAACAAGGAGATAATAACAATCTCAATTTCTTCGACATATTTTTCAATAAG GATGAAACTGGAGACGATCAAACTGGTTTCTTTTGTGGTACTCCTCCTGTAAGAACAGACAATCCTATGGTCTGGGATTCTTTCTTTACTAAAGAAAACCTAGCATTCAGTCCAACAATAATCCATGAATCAAGGGGACAACCTCGAGTAGAACAAAACCAGCAGTTCATTGTTCAACACAAAACCAGAATTGGTTTCTCAGAGCATTATCAGCACAAGTTCTGTTCCTAG